ACCAGCCGGGTCAGACTGACGATGCCGGCGGTACCGCCATACTCATCCACCACTACCGCCATCCGGTTGTTCTGGTCACGCATCTCGGTGAAAAGCTCACTGATCCGGTTGGTCTCCGGAGTAAAGTGTGCCGGACGGATAAGGTCATTAACTATACTCTGCCGGTTGATGCTGCCCTTCGCCTGGGCCATGAGAACATCCTTTATCGCCAGAATGCCGATAACATTGTCCATATTCTCATCGAATACCGGGAAACGTGACAGCGGGTGCTCCGCATAGAGGGCAAGAAAGTCGGCAATCCCGGAGCCCTGTTCTATGGCCACCACCTCCGGACGCGGTACCATGACCTCGCGGACAGGCCGGTCACCAAACTCAAAGACCCTGTCCAGCAGCTCAGCCTCGGCATGTTCCATCTCCCCTTGCTTCTGCCCCAGGGATATCATGGTGCGTATCTCCTCATCGCTCACCAGGGAACCCGGAGCCGGCTTCACCCCGACCAGCTTGCTGAACCGTGATGCTATCCAGCTCAACACCATCACAAAGGGCGTGAACAACCACGAGACTATCGCAAGGGGACGGCCAGAGGCCAGCGCCAGTCGCTCAGTATGCAGGGTAGCAAATGTCTTCGGGGTAGTCTCACAG
The sequence above is drawn from the Dehalococcoidales bacterium genome and encodes:
- a CDS encoding hemolysin family protein; the protein is MDSTVPLYLALIILCLLFSAFFSSSETAFISLQKLRLEYLVEAKVRGADRVARLLRRPEKLLSTVLLGNTFVNTAAAALATALAIGVWPDQGVLIATVGLTVLLLVFCETTPKTFATLHTERLALASGRPLAIVSWLFTPFVMVLSWIASRFSKLVGVKPAPGSLVSDEEIRTMISLGQKQGEMEHAEAELLDRVFEFGDRPVREVMVPRPEVVAIEQGSGIADFLALYAEHPLSRFPVFDENMDNVIGILAIKDVLMAQAKGSINRQSIVNDLIRPAHFTPETNRISELFTEMRDQNNRMAVVVDEYGGTAGIVSLTRLVEEIVGPVGDELASVEKDYEVINAYTFQVDGSLRIEEANEELELELPEGDYETVAGFILYLLGRIPRPNEQLRYKDLKMVITEMRGMKIEKVLLTRENHAKSSG